In Prunus dulcis chromosome 1, ALMONDv2, whole genome shotgun sequence, the following are encoded in one genomic region:
- the LOC117615761 gene encoding protein FAR1-RELATED SEQUENCE 5-like has protein sequence MECEGQVTPEVSGIRHSVFYNENGHIDRRGNKEYVCCKQGYSLTSTVSRKRRRRGCTRTGCKAKLAILKVKENNKYIVIGFNEVSLLVVQVERLENVGFVKRDVYNYLRDVRGEVIRHDAELLKEHFLAKQEKNESFYFKMEVDLEGRMGNVFWLDARSRRAYWFFGDVVVFDTMFNTNPYGMVFVPLLGFNNHRQTVLFGCAFLTSETTDSFVWLLEEFKKAMPGEPPKMIITDQDVAKSKAIAITLLTTFHRYCIWHILNKITEKPGIGECVSKMCKCIWGMDTKE, from the exons ATGGAGTGTGAAGGACAGGTGACACCGGAAGTAAG CGGGATTCGGCATTCAGTGTTCTACAACGAGAACGGGCACATTGACAGGAGAGGTAACAAGGAATATGTATGTTGTAAACAGGGGTATTCGTTGACAAGCACTGTTAGTCGTAAGAGAAGGCGGCGAGGTTGTACTAGAACTGGTTGCAAGGCTAAACTTGCGATATTGAAGGTGAAAGAGAATAATAAGTACATTGTTATAGGATTCAATGAG GTAAGCCTTCTTGTGGTGCAAGTAGAGAGATTGGAAAATGTTGGGTTTGTTAAGAGAGATGTGTATAATTATCTAAGGGACGTGCGTGGAGAGGTGATTAGGCATGATGCAGAGCTGCTTAAGGAGCATTTTTTGGCTAAGCAAGAAAAGAATGAATCCTTTTATTTCAAGATGGAGGTAGATTTGGAAGGAAGGATGGGTAATGTTTTCTGGTTAGATGCAAGGTCAAGACGAGCTTATTGGTTTTTTGGAGATGTGGTGGTATTTGATACGATGTTCAACACTAACCCCTATGGGATGGTCTTTGTGCCTTTGTTAGGCTTTAATAACCATCGGCAGACAGTGTTGTTTGGTTGTGCATTCCTAACTAGTGAAACCACGGATTCATTTGTATGGTTGTTAGAGGAATTCAAGAAAGCCATGCCAGGTGAGCCTCCCAAAATGATCATCACTGATCAAGATGTAGCCAAGTCAAAGGCAATTGCTATAACTCTCCTGACAACATTCCATAGATATTGCATATGGCATATCTTGAATAAGATTACAGAGAAACCCGGCATTGGAGAATGTGTTTCGAAAATGTGCAAATGCATATGGGGTATGGACACGAAAGAATAA